The Marinomonas profundi DNA segment AAAAATTTTGCCTTGCAATACACGCCGGATATGACACGTATTTTTGTCGCGCCACCTTTTGATATAACGCATACGGTTATTTACCAGACGATTGACGATAAAATGGCGTTAAAGTTGGCAAAGAGTCATGCTTTTCCCGATTATAAAACTTTGCTTGGGTTGGCGGATTCTGCTTTGTTTCGAATTCGTGATGCTAAAGACATTATTGATAGTACGGCTCAAGGTATTTTAGAGTCTCTAGCAGGCTCTAATGAAGTTGCTTTGCTGACAGGTTTGAAAGACTCCATTGAAAAATCGGTAGCGGTTGGCATGAGTGTACAAGCGATAAGTAAAGATTTCCGACACGATAAAAAACGTAAGTTTGAATAGGGCTGTATTAATGCCAATGAATAATACGGCGAACATTTTCTCGATTACTAAGCCTAGTCATACCTGCTGAAAGAATTACTACTCCTTACGAAGACGTTTTAATATTTGCCCTTGGGTGACTTCGCCTAACATATGCTGTTGTAAAAGCGCGACCAACAAGGCTTGGCGTTCAGAGGCTGTCATTTTAGTGGGTGTTTTCATGGAATATCTATAGTGAGCATAGTTTTGCTCACTTTACTCAAAAACAGGCGTTAGATAGTCAGGGCCCAGTTGCTGCATTTGTTGTTCAACCCAGTTCACTCTTTGACGAAGGTAAAAAGTCAAATCGTTGGGGTTTCGAGTACGTGGGCTGGGTAATAAAATGGCCAGCCGTGCGGCTTGGTTCATGGTGAGTTTGCTGGCGGATCGACCAAAATAATGCTGGCTTGCGGCTTCGACGCCGTAAATGCCTTTGCCAAATTCTGCGACGTTTAAATACACTTCGAGAATACGTTTTTTACCCCAAAGTGCTTCAAGGCTCACCGCCAATCCCGCTTCCAAACCTTTGCGAATAAAGCTTCGACCCGACCAGAGAAAGAGGTTTTTCGCGGTTTGCTGTGTGATGGTACTGGCACCACGAAGACCGTCGCCTTCATCGTATTGAGTGAGCGCTTTACTGATTGCCGTAAAGTCGACACCAAAGTGCTCAGGAAAACGCTGATCTTCAGCAGCGACCACCGCCAGCGGCATATAAGACGGCAGCTTATCAATGCTGATCCAAGTCTGTTTCACCGGATAATTGCTTTGCAGCATAAACGCTGTCGTTGGTGGCGGCACAAAGCGAAACACCAGTAAAACAAGCATCAGCAAGAGCAAAGCGCGCCAAATGATCGTCCAAACTTTTCTAAAAATACCGCGTTTACGCTTTGCCATTGATGGTCTCTTAATTGGTTTAACGAGGCTTTTTAGCCCATTACGCGCACAAGTATAACCAATAAAAGAGGCAATCTTTAA contains these protein-coding regions:
- the mtgA gene encoding monofunctional biosynthetic peptidoglycan transglycosylase — protein: MAKRKRGIFRKVWTIIWRALLLLMLVLLVFRFVPPPTTAFMLQSNYPVKQTWISIDKLPSYMPLAVVAAEDQRFPEHFGVDFTAISKALTQYDEGDGLRGASTITQQTAKNLFLWSGRSFIRKGLEAGLAVSLEALWGKKRILEVYLNVAEFGKGIYGVEAASQHYFGRSASKLTMNQAARLAILLPSPRTRNPNDLTFYLRQRVNWVEQQMQQLGPDYLTPVFE